A region of uncultured Draconibacterium sp. DNA encodes the following proteins:
- the arsC gene encoding arsenate reductase (glutaredoxin) (This arsenate reductase requires both glutathione and glutaredoxin to convert arsenate to arsenite, after which the efflux transporter formed by ArsA and ArsB can extrude the arsenite from the cell, providing resistance.), with product MKIYHNPRCSKSRKGLQYLEDKGCNFEVVTYLTNGLSEKELSELIAKTGKKPFDFVRQHEQDYKDQYKGKVLSDEEWIKVLVENPKLLHRPIVVNGDKAVLGNPPENIDEIL from the coding sequence ATGAAAATATATCACAATCCGCGCTGCTCGAAAAGCCGAAAAGGGCTGCAGTACCTCGAAGACAAAGGTTGTAATTTTGAAGTTGTAACCTACCTGACTAACGGTTTAAGTGAAAAAGAACTTTCGGAATTAATTGCCAAAACCGGCAAAAAACCTTTTGATTTTGTGCGCCAACACGAACAAGACTACAAAGATCAATACAAGGGAAAAGTACTGAGCGACGAAGAATGGATAAAAGTACTGGTTGAAAATCCGAAATTGCTGCACCGCCCTATCGTGGTGAACGGCGATAAAGCAGTTCTGGGGAATCCTCCTGAAAATATTGACGAGATTCTATAA